TGGCGTGATTTTATGCTGTTCAGCTTCGACCCTCAGCAGGCACAGGTCTCTGGCTTACCCGCCCGTCTGCTGCATTACGGGCTGCTCTGCATGGTCTCGCTGACCATTGTAGCGACCCTGAAAGCGGTGGGGATCATCCTGTCGATCTCCCTGCTGATCGCGCCCGGCGCTATTGCGGTGCTGCTCACCCGTCGTTTTTCACATGCGCTGCTGGTGGCGGTCATGGTGTCGGTGCTGGTATCGCTGAGCGGCGTTTATCTCTCGTTTTTTATCGACAGTGCGCCTGCGCCGACGATCGTAGTGTTGTTTGCTGTGGTGTTTGTCGTAGCGATGGTCATTGCGGGACGGAAAACCCGGCAGCGGGAACGGCTGAAGCATCGGTATAACGAAAAGAGCGTCTGCGGTGATAAACCATCCTGATGCAATACCAGGGCGCGGTGAAATTCGGATTTCAGCGTGGAGAGCGTCTGAACAGACTTATTCTCAAGCCTGAAAGTTGATGCTTTTAACAGCGAATGACGCATCATGTCGGGTAGTGATATCCGCTCTGTACCCAGAGCGGATAATTTAATCTCTCAGTAATGATTGATGTGGGTATCAGCACAGATTCAGGTTTGTTATGTGAAACAGAAAAAATAACGCACTCCCTTAGGAATTTATGATTACGGCAATACATGCAGCCGGGTTGAACAAAAAATACGCTTAGAAATAATTTGTAGCGTGAAATGTTTTTTAACACTAATTAATCTGCTGGTGAATATTCTTTTAGTTGTTAATTATCAATGGGTTGTATTTTTTCAGGCGTGCTCCTCTCTTTCTGATTTCTTAGTTTCCTCTCCCATCGTCTATATATATTTTCTGTCGCGCCGTTATTGATGGCGCTACCAGAGAAAATTTTTCATGGTTTTTTATTCAACCTCATTTCTTAACACCAGAGCAACATAGCAATCTCAAAAATATAACGGAAAATAATATGAAAATAGCCACGCGTCTTGTCGCAGGGTATAGTCTGCTGATCATCCTTTTTCTTCTCTGCACCGGGACGGCACTTCATGCACTCTGGCAGGCCAGGGACGATATGGAAAACGCTGTAAATAATAAAATTTACCGCTATGAACTGATTCAGAACATGCGAAATGCGGCCAGAGACATGGCGATCGCAGTCAGGAATATTGCATTACTGAATGAACAGAATGACAGACAGCCTGAATGGGACAGAATAGTCGCTCAGAAAGCCATCTACATCCAGAACAGGGACAAGCTGACGGCCAGTATGTCGCAAAACGTCTCAGCGGAAGGCAAAAGTGCGCTGGAAAATCTGACCTCGACGGATGAATCCGCACTGAGTCTGCTCATGACGGCGGGCAGGAAAGCGATGGAGGCACCTCAGTCCGAAACCGTTGATTACCTGCTAAAAACCGTAAGGCCCGGACAGCGAACAATGCTGAATGCCCTCGATCGGCTTTCGACTATTCAGATGCAGGTAAGCAGGAAAACCGTTCTGGATGCCAGGGCAGCAGCTTCGCAAACGGCGACGCTGATGTCGGTGATGGTATTGATTTCTTTCCTCATCGCTATCGCAGCCTGTTACTCCATCATCCGGACGCTCATGCGTCAGCTGGGCGGAGAGCCCGTGCAGGCACAGGCGCTGGCCGCGGCGATTGCGTCGGGTAACCTGACATCGCCTGTCCTGTTACGGCATAACGATACTTCCAGCCTGCTGGCTTCGCTGGATGTTATGCAGGCCAACCTGCGCAGCATGGTGGCAAATATCAGAGATACATCTGCATCCGTAGCGCTGGCCGCAGATGAAATCTCGCAGGGTAATACAGAACTCTCCTCCCGAACCGAACAGCAGGCTGCTGCCCTGCAGGAAACGGCGGCGAGCATGGAACAGCTCACTGCTACCGTAAAAAGCAATGCAAGCGGGGCACATGAGACTGCCAACTCGGCCCGTGAAACTGCGCGCCTTACCCACGCCGGGGAAACAGATGTCAAGCGTATGGCAGAGACGATGCAAGCCATATCAATGAGCGCGACTAAAGTCCGGGACATTACTTCTGTGATTGAAAGTATTGCGTTTCAGACTAACATTCTGGCACTTAACGCAGCCGTTGAGGCGGCACGAGCAGGAGAAGAAGGACGCGGCTTTGCTGTTGTCGCGGGTGAGGTCAGGACACTGGCGCAGCGCAGTGCCTCTGCCGCCCGGGATATAAAACTGCTTATTGAAGAAGCGGTAACCCAGGTCGAAAGCGGCGTCACGGTCGCCTCGTCAACCGGCGACAGCATTATGAAAATTGTTGGCATGGTGAATGAACTGGCTGTGTCGATGGATACGATTTCCCTTGCCTCATCAGAGCAGATGCAGGGTATATCTCAGGTCAGTGTCGCCGTGACGCAAATGGACAGCGTGACGCAGAATAACGCCGCACTGGTGGAAGAGTCGTCTTCAGCTTCTCAGTCGCTTTCTGAACAGGCGCACGCGCTGCGGGGCATGGTGGCCGCATTTCAGGTGTGATGATCTCTGATGGCGGCGTTTACTTGCTGAAGGCACCGTCAGTATCCACATCTCCGAAGGTCTGCTTTTCCGGCCGATGAGGATGGGTGACAGGCACCTGTCTGTCACCCAGCGCTCAGACCTCATTCGTTTTCACTTTCTGACCACAGAAAAAAGAACATGAAAGGGAACAGGGGGAGAGTAAAGATACCCCTGTTGCCGCCTGATCCCGCGCAGAGTCAGCCATGCCGCCTTAATGCGCGTTACGGCCAGGCTCGAACCTGAAGAAGAATGCCGGAGCCTGAGCTGGAACGCTAATAAATCCAGCTACCGCGCTAACCATTTTGTTCACTCTACGGGTGGAAGGGCAGATGACCGCATTGTGAATGATGCGTTCATTGGTAAGGCCTGAGCAAACCTGCCTGTATCTCACGGCACTGCCAGTTGAGCTATTGCGCATAGAAGCTTCGCCCAGCCGCAGATCTTGCAGAATGCAAAACAGCACCTGTGATGTGCCCTGTGCGGCGTGGTGTTAAAAACCTCACTTCAGAAAACATCTCTCCTTATTGTCGTCATCGTCTCATTTGTCTTTTTCCCATAAGGCGGATATTTGCCAGCCGCAGCAGTTGCTCGCCTGAAACAATTTTCTGGCCGGGCACAAGAGGGGCTGATGAGTGACGCACTGCGAAATAACA
This DNA window, taken from Pantoea vagans, encodes the following:
- a CDS encoding methyl-accepting chemotaxis protein — translated: MKIATRLVAGYSLLIILFLLCTGTALHALWQARDDMENAVNNKIYRYELIQNMRNAARDMAIAVRNIALLNEQNDRQPEWDRIVAQKAIYIQNRDKLTASMSQNVSAEGKSALENLTSTDESALSLLMTAGRKAMEAPQSETVDYLLKTVRPGQRTMLNALDRLSTIQMQVSRKTVLDARAAASQTATLMSVMVLISFLIAIAACYSIIRTLMRQLGGEPVQAQALAAAIASGNLTSPVLLRHNDTSSLLASLDVMQANLRSMVANIRDTSASVALAADEISQGNTELSSRTEQQAAALQETAASMEQLTATVKSNASGAHETANSARETARLTHAGETDVKRMAETMQAISMSATKVRDITSVIESIAFQTNILALNAAVEAARAGEEGRGFAVVAGEVRTLAQRSASAARDIKLLIEEAVTQVESGVTVASSTGDSIMKIVGMVNELAVSMDTISLASSEQMQGISQVSVAVTQMDSVTQNNAALVEESSSASQSLSEQAHALRGMVAAFQV